From Patescibacteria group bacterium:
AGGAAGGTAGTGGTGAAGGATATACATACGAAACAGCGCTTAAAAAAGCAATAACAGCTTTAGATTACATTATAAAAAATAAACTATAAAAAAAGGAATCGACTTTTTATTACGACGTATAACACCGCATATCCAACATACTTTTTCACTCCATTCAAAAGTACGTCGGATCATGCAGAAACGTTGTGCGACATACATTTTTTATCTCTTCTACAATTGAAAGTCAGAATTGAAATCAGGAAACAAAACAAGATTTTTGATTTTTAAGGAGGGGAATAAGGAACTTTTTTATCTAAATTAATGAAAAAAATTAATGAAAAAAAATTTAGGAGTTATAAAAAACGGTTTATTCACAGGGTTTGTAATTCAATTGGCAATTGGACCAATCTTCTTTTTTGTGATTAATCTTACTCTTCAGAAAACCATTCTTGATGGGCTAATGGGAGTTTTTGCGGCGACAATTGTTGGATACATTTACATTGCTCTTTCTGCTTTTGGTATCGGAAAATTGCTCGAAAATAAAAAAACAAGTAAAATATTTGCAGCAATTAGTTCAATTGTTCTAATAATTTTTGGAGGAATAATTATAAAAGGAGCTTTAAGTAGCGGAGTTTCTGATAGTGTGATCAATACATCAAGTCTTTTTTCTAGCTTTACATCCGTTTTTTTACTTGCGATTTCTAATCCATTGAGCATTGTCTTTTTTACAAGTCTGTTTTCAACAAAAGCAATTGAATATAATTATACGAAAAAAGAACTGTATTTTTTTGGTCTAGGGACTGGATTATCAACTTTGATATTTATGGGTGGTGCTGTTTTGATTTTTTCTTTACTCAAAGGCACAATACCAACAATTGTTATGCAAATACTGAACATAATTGTAGGAATTCTAATAATCGGATATGGTACAATGAGATTGGTAAAACTTTTGAAAGAAAATAGGTTGGCTCGCAAAATTCACCCCTAACCCCTCTTTTGCTCGCCAAATGGAAAAAATCTTGTT
This genomic window contains:
- a CDS encoding LysE family transporter, whose protein sequence is MKKNLGVIKNGLFTGFVIQLAIGPIFFFVINLTLQKTILDGLMGVFAATIVGYIYIALSAFGIGKLLENKKTSKIFAAISSIVLIIFGGIIIKGALSSGVSDSVINTSSLFSSFTSVFLLAISNPLSIVFFTSLFSTKAIEYNYTKKELYFFGLGTGLSTLIFMGGAVLIFSLLKGTIPTIVMQILNIIVGILIIGYGTMRLVKLLKENRLARKIHP